A region from the Triticum aestivum cultivar Chinese Spring chromosome 3D, IWGSC CS RefSeq v2.1, whole genome shotgun sequence genome encodes:
- the LOC123075330 gene encoding CBS domain-containing protein CBSCBSPB3 isoform X2 produces MAAPQPRRHHAAFLRRRPPTPTPAPAAANGKAAAAASTSSKPAQAPPPSLEERTVKQLRLTKALTLPEATAVSEACRRMAARRADAALLTDAQGVLSGIVTAEDISGRVIAEGLRPEETSMAKVMTPTPVFVMSNSSATEALQKMVQGKFRHLPVVEHGTVTAMLDITKFLWGAISRMEQAAEHGSAIAAAMEGVERQWGNEFAGPHAFIENLRDQMFKPSLSTIITENSSVPVVSPFDLVTVAAKKMREYRVNSVVVMTGNILQGILTSMDLVLRVVAQSLSPEVTLVEKVMTARPGCATLDTSILEALQSMQDGKFRHIPVANKRGQIVACLDALQLTHASISMVEGASGRNDVANAMVQKFWDSALAVHPAEEYDEHSAVKNLVRQRQTVLKGSIHPLMLATHSLSKLKTGKDGCTDSVAFQRAWMSLFLLLHTDWERKTRRRL; encoded by the exons ATGGCCGCGCCGCAGCCTCGCCGGCACCACGCCGCCTTCCTCCGCCGCAGGccgcccacccccacccccgcccctgCCGCTGCCAATGGGAAGGCCGCCGCGGCCGCCTCCACCAGCTCCAAGCCTGCCCAGGCGCCACCCCc GTCGCTGGAGGAGAGGACGGTGAAGCAGCTCCGGCTGACCAAGGCGCTGACTCTCCCGGAGGCCACCGCGGTGTCGGAGGCGTGCCGGAGGATGGCCGCCAGGCGCGCCGACGCCGCGCTGCTCACCGACGCGCAAGGGGTGCTCTCCGGCATCGTCACGGCCGAG GACATATCGGGTCGAGTGATCGCCGAGGGTCTGAGGCCCGAGGAAACGAGCATGGCCAAGGTGATGACGCCGACTCCGGTTTTTGTCATGTCCAACTCATCCGCCACCGAGGCACTGCAGAAGATGGTCCAAG GCAAATTTAGGCATCTTCCTGTAGTGGAACATGGTACAGTCACTGCCATGTTGGACATTACCAAGTTCCTCTGGGGTGCAATTTCAAGAATGGAGCAGGCAGCAGAACACGGCAGTGCTATAGCAGCTGCCATGGAAGGTGTTGAACGGCAGTGGGGAAATGAATTTGCAG GTCCACACGCATTCATAGAAAATCTTCGAGACCAGATGTTCAAGCCTTCCCTGTCAACTATCATAACTGAAAATAGCAG TGTTCCAGTGGTATCTCCTTTCGATCTAGTAACTGTGGCGGCCAAAAAGATGCGAGAATACCGAGTTAACTCAGTGGTTGTCATGACAGGGAACATATTGCAAGGGATCCTCAC CTCCATGGATTTGGTCTTGCGAGTAGTGGCACAAAGTCTGTCCCCAGAGGTGACCCTTGTAGAAAAG GTTATGACTGCAAGACCTGGTTGTGCCACACTGGACACATCAATCCTCGAGGCTCTACAGTCAATGCAAGATGGCAAATTTCGCCATATTCCTGTTGCAAACAAAA GAGGACAGATTGTGGCCTGTTTGGATGCTCTACAGTTAACCCACGCAAGCATCTCCATG GTCGAGGGAGCCTCCGGACGAAACGATGTGGCAAATGCTATGGTTCAGAAGTTTTGGGATTCAGCTCTTGCAGTGCATCCAGCAGAGGAATATGACGAGCATAG TGCAGTGAAGAATCTCGTACGGCAGCGTCAGACAGTGCTGAAGGGAAGCATACACCCCCTCATGTTGGCAACGCATTCTCTTTCAAAATTGAAGACAGGAAAGGACGGATGCACAGATTCAGTTGCG TTTCAGAGAGCTTGGATGAGCTTGTTTCTGCTGTTGCATACAGATTGGGAACGGAAAACGAGAAGGCGACTGTAA
- the LOC123075330 gene encoding CBS domain-containing protein CBSCBSPB3 isoform X1 encodes MAAPQPRRHHAAFLRRRPPTPTPAPAAANGKAAAAASTSSKPAQAPPPSLEERTVKQLRLTKALTLPEATAVSEACRRMAARRADAALLTDAQGVLSGIVTAEDISGRVIAEGLRPEETSMAKVMTPTPVFVMSNSSATEALQKMVQGKFRHLPVVEHGTVTAMLDITKFLWGAISRMEQAAEHGSAIAAAMEGVERQWGNEFAGPHAFIENLRDQMFKPSLSTIITENSSVPVVSPFDLVTVAAKKMREYRVNSVVVMTGNILQGILTSMDLVLRVVAQSLSPEVTLVEKVMTARPGCATLDTSILEALQSMQDGKFRHIPVANKRGQIVACLDALQLTHASISMVEGASGRNDVANAMVQKFWDSALAVHPAEEYDEHSEESRTAASDSAEGKHTPPHVGNAFSFKIEDRKGRMHRFSCVSESLDELVSAVAYRLGTENEKATVNLLYDDDEGDRVLLATDGDLIAAIEHARSARWKVLRLHMEDGSETETWPVSVSSLPVDTPMPRRGWPPSLGLGIVASAAAVTGVLVTAYLRRSEL; translated from the exons ATGGCCGCGCCGCAGCCTCGCCGGCACCACGCCGCCTTCCTCCGCCGCAGGccgcccacccccacccccgcccctgCCGCTGCCAATGGGAAGGCCGCCGCGGCCGCCTCCACCAGCTCCAAGCCTGCCCAGGCGCCACCCCc GTCGCTGGAGGAGAGGACGGTGAAGCAGCTCCGGCTGACCAAGGCGCTGACTCTCCCGGAGGCCACCGCGGTGTCGGAGGCGTGCCGGAGGATGGCCGCCAGGCGCGCCGACGCCGCGCTGCTCACCGACGCGCAAGGGGTGCTCTCCGGCATCGTCACGGCCGAG GACATATCGGGTCGAGTGATCGCCGAGGGTCTGAGGCCCGAGGAAACGAGCATGGCCAAGGTGATGACGCCGACTCCGGTTTTTGTCATGTCCAACTCATCCGCCACCGAGGCACTGCAGAAGATGGTCCAAG GCAAATTTAGGCATCTTCCTGTAGTGGAACATGGTACAGTCACTGCCATGTTGGACATTACCAAGTTCCTCTGGGGTGCAATTTCAAGAATGGAGCAGGCAGCAGAACACGGCAGTGCTATAGCAGCTGCCATGGAAGGTGTTGAACGGCAGTGGGGAAATGAATTTGCAG GTCCACACGCATTCATAGAAAATCTTCGAGACCAGATGTTCAAGCCTTCCCTGTCAACTATCATAACTGAAAATAGCAG TGTTCCAGTGGTATCTCCTTTCGATCTAGTAACTGTGGCGGCCAAAAAGATGCGAGAATACCGAGTTAACTCAGTGGTTGTCATGACAGGGAACATATTGCAAGGGATCCTCAC CTCCATGGATTTGGTCTTGCGAGTAGTGGCACAAAGTCTGTCCCCAGAGGTGACCCTTGTAGAAAAG GTTATGACTGCAAGACCTGGTTGTGCCACACTGGACACATCAATCCTCGAGGCTCTACAGTCAATGCAAGATGGCAAATTTCGCCATATTCCTGTTGCAAACAAAA GAGGACAGATTGTGGCCTGTTTGGATGCTCTACAGTTAACCCACGCAAGCATCTCCATG GTCGAGGGAGCCTCCGGACGAAACGATGTGGCAAATGCTATGGTTCAGAAGTTTTGGGATTCAGCTCTTGCAGTGCATCCAGCAGAGGAATATGACGAGCATAG TGAAGAATCTCGTACGGCAGCGTCAGACAGTGCTGAAGGGAAGCATACACCCCCTCATGTTGGCAACGCATTCTCTTTCAAAATTGAAGACAGGAAAGGACGGATGCACAGATTCAGTTGCG TTTCAGAGAGCTTGGATGAGCTTGTTTCTGCTGTTGCATACAGATTGGGAACGGAAAACGAGAAGGCGACTGTAAATCTTCTG tacgatgatgatgaaggtgacaGGGTTCTTCTGGCTACCGATGGTGACCTCATTGCGGCAATTGAGCATGCCAGATCAGCCAGATGGAAG GTTCTGAGGCTGCACATGGAGGACGGGTCCGAGACCGAGACCTGGCCGGTGTCCGTTTCCTCGTTGCCTGTAGATACTCCGATGCCCCGGAGAGGCTGGCCACCGTCCCTCGGGCTGGGAATTGTGGCCAGCGCGGCTGCGGTCACCGGCGTCCTGGTAACTGCCTACTTGAGACGCTCCGAGCTGTGA
- the LOC123075329 gene encoding uncharacterized protein — protein sequence MESTASVLDRASSAAARAAADAGHLSSIRLVWVAGLVVRALERCKVLDRARELQEAVDVLAGADLQTMANAAGLVSSAAARAALEAYLQGVDLVVTCRNLEVATRELSLAVAVAAAADSKAREEGTCKWIPWLKKDRRNADELDDGGLRQALLQHKAWPAFKKASSVLAGAPGPEENLGEFLGYPLFGSLTLLPYLDPTGVVMKHVSGNGRKAFHVIFSLVWIAVGLGVPCRHCRHSAFMQNCADITSRIGMAGITALVIWYSCLLIAPGTSVISYIMMVLACILHIVAWARDRRWIGG from the exons aTGGAGAGCACCGCCTCGGTGCTAGACCgcgcctcctccgccgcggcccggGCTGCGGCGGATGCGGGCCACCTCTCCTCCATCCGTCTCGTCTGGGTGGCGGGGCTGGTGGTGCGCGCCCTGGAGCGGTGCAAGGTTCTGGATCGCGCCAGGGAGCTTCAAGAAGCTGTCGATGTTCTTGCTGGCGCGGACCTGCAGACCATGGCGAACGCCGCGGGCTTGGTGagcagcgccgccgccagggcggcTTTGGAGGCATATTTGCAAGGGGTGGATCTTGTAGTGACCTGTCGGAATCTGGAGGTGGCAACACGCGAGCTAAgcttggcggtggcggtggcggcggcggccgactCAAAGGCCAGAGAGGAGGGTACCTGCAAATGGATCCCGTGGCTGAAGAAGGACAGGAGGAATGCAGATGAGCTCGACGACGGCGGCCTACGCCAAGCGCTTCTTCAGCACAAGGCCTGGCCGGCATTCAAGAAGGCCTCCAGTGTACTTGCTGGAGCGCCCGGACCAGAG GAGAACCTGGGGGAGTTTCTTGGCTATCCTCTGTTCGGGTCATTGACCTTACTGCCTTACCTAGACCCTACAGGAGTGGTGATGAAGCATGTGTCGGGCAATGGCAGGAAAGCTTTCCATGTTATCTTCTCCTTGGTTTGGATTGCAGTCGGTCTAGGTGTTCCATGCAGGCACTGCCGGCATTCTGCGTTCATGCAAAACTGTGCTGATATCACAAGCCGCATCGGCATGGCTGGCATCACTGCCCTGGTGATTTGGTATAGCTGCCTCCTGATAGCACCAGGGACGTCAGTTATTTCCTACATCATGATGGTCTTGGCTTGCATTTTACACATTGTTGCTTGGGCCAGG GATCGCAGATGGATTGGGGGATAG
- the LOC123075328 gene encoding uncharacterized protein has product MMHYLYQQEIQRENRRRSLLLRLMEEGRVDPPAGPSPIFRHRANIIVRCVSTILSLAILASLLVLKYKYHLPELQDPLDMAACVFVALCFAPTVFLCTQGD; this is encoded by the exons ATGATGCACTACTTATACCAGCAGGAGATCCAGCGGGAGAACCGGCGGCGGAGCCTCCTGCTCCGGCTGATGGAGGAAGGCCGCGTCGACCCGCCGGCCGGGCCATCTCCGATCTTCCGCCACCGTGCTAACATCATCGTCAGG TGCGTTTCAACCATACTGAGCCTGGCGATTCTAGCCTCCCTGTTGGTGCTCAAGTACAAGTACCACCTGCCCGAGCTGCAGGATCCCCTTGACATGGCGGCGTGTGTGTTTGTAGCGCTCTGCTTCGCTCCAACCGTGTTCCTGTGTACTCAAGGAGACTAA